Proteins encoded together in one Terriglobus saanensis SP1PR4 window:
- the glf gene encoding UDP-galactopyranose mutase gives MFDYVIIGAGFAGSVLAERLATEMNARVLIVDRRNHIAGNAYDYYNEAGILVHKYGPHIFHTNSEKVFTYLSRFTGWRPYEHRVQASVDGQLLPMPINADTLNKMYGLNLNCLQVEEFLQSVAEPCDNIKTSEDVVVSRVGRELYEKFFRNYTRKQWDLDPSELDAAVTARVPIRTSRDDRYFTDRFQAMPVEGYTRMFEKMLDHPNIHIMLNTDYNDIKDEISFRELVFTGPVDEYFDFCYGKLPYRSLQFEHQTHDREQFQPAAVVNYPNEHAYTRVTEFKYLTGQEHKKTSIVYEYPCAEGDPYYPIPQPQNAELYAKYKAMAEALPDVHFAGRLATYKYYNMDQVVAQSLTLFQKLSGRRPTRSAQSAKTALVAVPSTALDAARIEKSLEQEGSAA, from the coding sequence ATGTTTGATTACGTCATTATTGGTGCGGGATTTGCCGGAAGTGTTTTAGCCGAACGGCTTGCCACAGAGATGAACGCGCGAGTACTCATCGTCGATCGTCGCAACCACATTGCAGGCAATGCCTATGACTATTACAACGAAGCCGGCATCCTCGTCCATAAATATGGCCCGCATATCTTTCATACCAACTCTGAAAAGGTTTTTACCTATCTTTCCCGCTTCACCGGGTGGCGTCCGTATGAGCATCGCGTTCAGGCCAGCGTCGATGGACAACTCCTTCCGATGCCCATTAATGCTGACACACTCAACAAGATGTACGGCCTCAACCTCAACTGCCTCCAGGTAGAGGAGTTTCTGCAGTCCGTCGCGGAGCCCTGCGACAACATCAAGACGTCAGAAGATGTCGTCGTCTCGCGCGTAGGCCGTGAGCTTTACGAAAAGTTCTTCCGAAATTACACGCGCAAGCAGTGGGATCTCGATCCCTCCGAGCTTGATGCGGCTGTGACCGCGCGCGTACCGATTCGTACCAGTCGCGACGATCGCTACTTTACCGATCGCTTTCAAGCGATGCCCGTCGAGGGTTACACGCGCATGTTTGAGAAGATGTTGGATCACCCCAACATCCACATCATGCTCAACACGGACTATAACGACATCAAGGATGAGATCTCGTTTCGCGAACTGGTCTTCACCGGTCCGGTCGATGAGTACTTCGATTTCTGCTACGGCAAGCTGCCTTATCGGTCGTTGCAGTTCGAACATCAGACGCACGATCGCGAACAGTTTCAGCCTGCCGCTGTCGTCAACTATCCGAACGAGCACGCCTACACGCGCGTCACAGAGTTCAAATACCTCACCGGCCAGGAACATAAGAAGACGAGCATCGTCTATGAGTATCCCTGTGCCGAAGGCGATCCTTACTACCCGATTCCACAGCCGCAGAACGCCGAGCTTTACGCGAAGTACAAGGCCATGGCAGAGGCGTTGCCGGACGTCCACTTCGCTGGCCGCCTCGCAACGTACAAGTACTACAACATGGACCAGGTGGTAGCGCAGTCGCTTACGCTCTTCCAGAAGCTCAGCGGCCGTCGTCCCACACGCTCCGCGCAATCCGCAAAGACTGCACTCGTCGCCGTTCCCTCGACCGCACTCGATGCCGCACGCATCGAGAAATCGCTCGAGCAGGAAGGCAGTGCGGCCTGA
- a CDS encoding dTDP-4-dehydrorhamnose reductase, with protein sequence MNQNPSVVAQPLELWGGVEYTCNRVGESYFDQMQISGHAERVSDIERIAELGIKTLRYGLLWERHELDPSWRWSDERMGAMRQQGIRPIVSLVHHGSGPQHTSLLDQEFPHKLAAYAGEVAARYPWVDAYTPVNEPHTTARFSGLYALWYPHHQSRRSYLRALLNQTKATVLSMQAIRRVRPDAQLVQTDDLGRIWSTDALSATCDLLDERRWLPFDLLCGRVTRQHPLFSYMVKAGLFEEEILWFAANPCPPNTVGVNYYLTSDRYLDHRTHLYPRDRVSAEGPFVDVEAVRVRAEGIAGFGSIVTEAWQRYGIPVAVTEVHLGGDAREQMRWAAEAWTEISDARASGVDCRAMTMWALLGSFFWNSLVTCENGHYEAGAFDVTSGQPAPTALAEFIQQMASGTAPQHPALATQGWWRRDDRIHFPHVQGTGLAA encoded by the coding sequence ATGAATCAGAATCCTTCAGTCGTAGCGCAGCCGCTCGAACTCTGGGGTGGCGTAGAGTACACCTGCAATCGCGTCGGCGAATCCTACTTCGACCAGATGCAGATCTCCGGTCATGCAGAGCGTGTCAGCGACATCGAGCGCATCGCAGAGCTCGGCATCAAAACCCTGCGCTACGGCTTGCTCTGGGAACGCCACGAACTCGACCCGTCCTGGCGATGGTCGGATGAACGCATGGGTGCCATGCGGCAGCAGGGAATCCGCCCTATCGTCAGCCTGGTCCATCACGGCAGTGGGCCGCAGCACACCAGCCTTCTCGATCAGGAGTTCCCGCACAAGCTTGCGGCCTATGCGGGCGAAGTTGCCGCGCGTTATCCCTGGGTGGATGCCTACACGCCCGTGAACGAGCCGCACACCACTGCACGCTTTAGCGGTCTTTATGCGCTTTGGTATCCGCATCATCAATCGCGGCGCAGCTATCTCCGCGCTCTGCTCAACCAGACCAAAGCCACTGTTCTCAGCATGCAGGCCATTCGCCGTGTGCGCCCTGACGCACAACTTGTCCAGACCGACGATCTCGGGCGCATCTGGAGCACGGACGCGCTCAGCGCAACCTGCGATCTCCTCGACGAACGCCGTTGGTTGCCGTTCGATCTTCTCTGTGGCCGCGTCACGCGGCAGCACCCACTTTTTTCCTACATGGTGAAGGCGGGTCTCTTCGAAGAAGAGATCCTCTGGTTCGCCGCGAATCCCTGCCCACCCAACACAGTCGGTGTGAACTACTATCTCACCAGTGACCGTTATCTCGACCATCGTACCCACCTCTATCCACGCGACCGCGTCTCTGCGGAAGGCCCATTCGTTGATGTAGAGGCCGTGCGTGTACGCGCCGAAGGTATCGCAGGCTTTGGTTCCATCGTGACAGAGGCCTGGCAGCGCTACGGCATTCCTGTCGCTGTCACCGAAGTGCATCTCGGAGGCGATGCCCGCGAACAGATGCGCTGGGCCGCGGAAGCCTGGACAGAGATCTCCGATGCCCGTGCCTCCGGCGTTGACTGTCGCGCGATGACGATGTGGGCGCTCCTTGGTTCGTTCTTTTGGAACTCGCTCGTTACCTGCGAAAACGGCCACTACGAAGCGGGAGCTTTCGACGTCACCAGCGGCCAACCCGCGCCCACGGCGCTCGCAGAGTTCATTCAGCAGATGGCGTCAGGCACTGCCCCACAGCATCCTGCGCTTGCCACGCAGGGTTGGTGGCGACGGGATGATCGCATCCATTTCCCTCATGTGCAAGGAACAGGTCTCGCGGCTTAA
- a CDS encoding glycoside hydrolase family 2 protein yields MYDTSFDTSEHSGHAYPDPQMQRQEWVSLNGPWDFCIDRDARFGLPKEVTWDRTITVPFSPETPASGIHDTGLYAAVWYRRTMESPALIDGQRLLLHFEAVDYRTTVWVNGARVATHEGGYTPFHADITDVLLPGEPQEITVRAEDDPADLAKPRGKQDWKLDSHSIWYPRTTGIWQTVWLEVVPGTRIRTLEWSSSLDRWDIRLSASIKGGPTSGLQLHVQLKVGETLLANDTYEVLAGEVHRHIALSDPGIDDYRNGLLWSPSSPTIIDARLELRDAQGTLIDKVSSYTAIRSVAVQGDRFILNGRPLNLRMVLDQGYWPESGLTAPNDDALLQDVLLAKKMGFNGVRKHQKIESRRYLYWADRLGLLVWEEMPSAYRYTTASIERTTREWMEVIHRDRSHHCIVAWVPFNESWGVPDLPESPAQRHYVQTLYHLTKALDPTRPVIGNDGWESVATDIIGIHDYDDNPQRIGKRYGIDDIEAHLLKRERPGGRMLFVEGERIWSHPIMLTEFGGIAYSGRDGAWGYSRSETAEQLLERYKALLETVRNLPALAGFCYTQFTDTYQEANGLLYADRTPKISFEDLSLATTGAVPDFDTLAETIWREHIMRR; encoded by the coding sequence TTGTACGACACTTCTTTTGATACATCCGAACATTCCGGCCATGCTTATCCCGATCCGCAGATGCAGCGCCAGGAGTGGGTCAGCCTGAATGGACCGTGGGACTTCTGCATCGATCGCGACGCGCGCTTCGGTCTTCCCAAAGAGGTGACATGGGACCGCACGATCACGGTCCCCTTCAGTCCGGAGACACCGGCGAGCGGCATTCATGACACGGGGCTTTATGCGGCTGTCTGGTATCGGCGCACCATGGAAAGCCCTGCACTGATCGACGGTCAGCGCCTGCTTCTGCACTTCGAGGCGGTGGACTACCGCACAACGGTCTGGGTAAATGGTGCGCGCGTGGCTACGCATGAGGGAGGCTATACGCCGTTCCACGCAGATATAACGGATGTTCTGTTGCCAGGTGAACCGCAGGAGATCACCGTTCGCGCAGAGGACGATCCCGCCGATTTGGCCAAGCCGCGCGGCAAGCAGGACTGGAAGCTGGACTCCCATTCAATCTGGTATCCGCGCACAACAGGGATCTGGCAAACAGTGTGGCTGGAGGTGGTCCCGGGAACGCGTATCCGCACGCTGGAGTGGTCTTCAAGCCTGGACCGCTGGGATATTCGATTGTCGGCAAGCATCAAAGGCGGACCGACGAGCGGCCTTCAACTGCACGTGCAGTTGAAAGTGGGCGAAACGCTTTTGGCCAACGATACCTACGAGGTATTGGCCGGCGAAGTCCACCGGCATATCGCGCTGTCGGATCCGGGCATCGACGACTATCGCAACGGCCTGCTCTGGTCTCCGTCTTCTCCGACGATCATCGACGCTCGGCTTGAGCTACGCGACGCGCAGGGCACATTGATCGATAAGGTTTCAAGCTATACGGCGATACGCTCCGTTGCAGTGCAGGGTGACCGCTTCATTTTGAATGGGCGTCCTCTGAACCTGCGCATGGTCCTGGACCAGGGCTACTGGCCCGAGAGCGGCCTGACCGCGCCCAACGATGATGCGTTGCTGCAGGATGTTCTGCTAGCGAAGAAGATGGGCTTCAACGGCGTGCGCAAGCATCAGAAGATCGAGAGCCGACGTTACCTCTACTGGGCCGACCGCCTTGGCCTTCTGGTATGGGAGGAGATGCCGAGCGCGTATCGCTACACCACTGCGTCAATTGAACGGACGACACGCGAGTGGATGGAAGTGATCCATCGCGACCGCAGCCACCACTGCATCGTGGCGTGGGTGCCCTTCAACGAGTCGTGGGGCGTGCCCGACCTTCCGGAGAGTCCAGCGCAGAGGCATTATGTGCAGACGCTCTATCACCTGACGAAGGCGCTCGATCCCACGCGGCCCGTCATCGGCAACGATGGCTGGGAGAGTGTGGCAACGGACATCATCGGTATTCACGACTACGATGACAACCCGCAGCGCATCGGCAAACGTTACGGAATCGACGACATCGAAGCGCATCTGCTGAAGCGCGAGCGCCCCGGTGGACGCATGCTCTTCGTAGAGGGGGAGCGGATCTGGAGTCATCCGATCATGCTGACGGAGTTCGGTGGCATTGCCTACTCAGGACGCGACGGCGCGTGGGGCTATTCGCGTTCGGAGACCGCGGAGCAGTTGCTGGAGCGCTACAAGGCTCTGCTGGAGACAGTGCGCAATCTGCCTGCACTGGCCGGCTTCTGCTACACGCAGTTTACGGATACGTACCAGGAGGCGAATGGGTTGCTCTATGCCGACCGTACGCCGAAGATCTCGTTTGAGGATCTTTCGCTGGCGACGACGGGGGCAGTGCCGGACTTCGATACCTTGGCGGAGACGATCTGGCGAGAGCACATCATGCGCCGGTAA
- a CDS encoding glycosyl hydrolase family 18 protein: MKFARHAVLSLLLPMAAHTQDAIPTFTRSYSAGASTGSSVSYTVVGKDPSQGGTTTIPTVLVPLTLIFEGSSIRTVSATAETEKVVRSPLFSKYAFSSGATQYTDALLRTTFNKAGMEGWHTLLGQPKIESKMIHIPAGFGYVLPVKKSGHELAVVDVEFLQKEIFKQFSAAPGTLYVFLTKNTTFYADGDGTVCCSTGTHGVDAGSGQSFVLGSYFDAGVVEHSDDVQPLSQQLAEFFYDPLHQPLARPARGVAAPGNVFPAWLRPGTALTTGGCGGTGIGTQYFLLQPTNINPKNNVPASIASAAVLHGVTYHLQNAATLAWHTGSADLGTVYSFPDAKALTTAAAPCPARGRNPYSAVDKPATPAVPFDGKGHGHQLIGYWAGYGAAGSTFPLREVSPQWDVIIVAFATPDKNAPEGTMQFHTPAGLDTEAFKADIAYLKSQGKKVMISLGGGGQHFTLADPARVPNYISSVTQIVTEYGFDGIDIDFESPSLSIELGDTDFKHPTTPSIVNLISAMRQLKERFGPKFMLSLVPEGTQTPGGFPSYGGQFGSYLPILYGVRDILSFVDTQSYNTPPLLGLDGNIYQPGTVDYHVAMTELLLHGFAVGGDPKQIFPPTPASQVATGFLTGDTNPEIVQAAMRTLLTGKTEPGSHYKVVKPGGYPDFLGAMFWTIDADRRGNYNYSNVVGPLLHGSPGVK; encoded by the coding sequence GTGAAGTTCGCCCGCCACGCCGTATTGTCCCTGCTGCTTCCCATGGCGGCCCACACGCAGGATGCGATTCCCACCTTCACGCGAAGCTACTCCGCCGGAGCTTCCACGGGAAGCTCCGTGTCTTATACCGTTGTCGGCAAAGACCCTTCACAGGGCGGCACAACGACGATTCCGACGGTACTGGTTCCGCTCACGCTTATCTTCGAGGGTTCGTCGATCAGGACGGTGAGTGCCACAGCGGAGACGGAGAAGGTGGTTCGTTCGCCGCTGTTCAGCAAGTACGCCTTCTCTTCCGGCGCGACGCAGTATACGGACGCGCTGCTTCGGACTACCTTCAACAAAGCCGGAATGGAGGGCTGGCACACTCTGCTGGGCCAGCCAAAGATTGAGTCCAAGATGATCCACATTCCTGCCGGGTTTGGGTACGTGTTGCCTGTGAAGAAGAGCGGACATGAGCTCGCCGTGGTGGACGTGGAGTTTTTGCAGAAGGAGATCTTCAAGCAGTTTTCAGCGGCACCCGGCACGCTCTATGTCTTTCTGACGAAGAACACGACGTTCTATGCGGACGGCGACGGGACGGTCTGCTGCTCGACCGGAACGCACGGCGTGGACGCAGGCTCCGGGCAGAGCTTTGTCCTCGGCTCTTACTTCGATGCGGGCGTCGTGGAGCACTCCGACGACGTGCAGCCGCTTTCCCAGCAGTTGGCGGAGTTCTTCTATGATCCACTGCACCAGCCCCTGGCGCGTCCTGCGCGTGGTGTCGCCGCGCCGGGGAATGTCTTTCCGGCATGGCTGCGTCCCGGAACGGCGCTGACGACGGGCGGCTGTGGCGGCACGGGCATCGGCACGCAGTACTTCCTGTTGCAGCCGACGAATATCAATCCCAAGAACAACGTACCAGCTTCGATTGCAAGCGCGGCAGTGCTGCATGGTGTGACCTATCACCTGCAGAATGCGGCAACGTTAGCATGGCATACGGGTAGCGCTGACCTTGGAACGGTCTACAGCTTCCCCGATGCGAAGGCTCTCACGACGGCGGCGGCTCCCTGCCCTGCACGCGGGCGAAATCCGTACTCCGCAGTAGACAAACCTGCGACTCCGGCGGTTCCGTTTGACGGCAAGGGACATGGACACCAGCTCATTGGCTACTGGGCAGGTTACGGAGCAGCAGGATCGACGTTTCCGCTGCGTGAGGTTTCGCCGCAGTGGGACGTGATCATTGTGGCATTCGCCACGCCGGACAAGAACGCGCCCGAAGGCACCATGCAGTTTCATACCCCTGCGGGCCTGGATACGGAGGCGTTCAAGGCGGACATCGCGTATCTCAAGAGCCAGGGTAAGAAGGTAATGATCTCGCTCGGCGGCGGTGGGCAGCACTTTACGTTGGCCGATCCGGCACGCGTTCCGAACTACATCTCGTCGGTGACGCAGATCGTGACGGAGTATGGCTTTGATGGAATCGATATTGATTTCGAGAGCCCTTCTCTTTCCATTGAACTGGGAGATACGGACTTCAAGCATCCGACGACGCCTTCGATCGTGAATCTCATCTCTGCCATGCGACAACTGAAGGAACGCTTCGGGCCGAAGTTCATGCTGTCGCTGGTACCCGAGGGGACGCAAACACCGGGCGGATTTCCCAGCTACGGCGGACAGTTTGGTTCGTATCTGCCGATCCTGTATGGAGTGCGCGACATCCTCAGTTTTGTGGATACGCAGAGCTACAACACGCCTCCCCTGCTGGGGCTGGATGGAAATATCTACCAACCCGGTACTGTGGATTACCACGTGGCCATGACGGAGCTTCTGCTGCATGGGTTTGCTGTCGGTGGCGATCCAAAACAGATCTTTCCGCCAACTCCGGCGAGCCAGGTAGCGACGGGCTTTCTCACAGGAGATACAAATCCGGAGATCGTGCAGGCCGCGATGCGCACGCTGCTGACCGGAAAGACAGAACCGGGATCGCACTACAAGGTAGTGAAGCCGGGCGGGTATCCGGATTTTCTGGGAGCGATGTTCTGGACGATCGATGCGGACCGGCGTGGGAATTACAACTACTCCAATGTGGTGGGGCCGCTGCTGCATGGATCGCCTGGGGTGAAGTGA
- a CDS encoding DUF6351 family protein, translating to MRSAKLDLQGTRWLAAACLLFAANLSFAQTSTKAAQATPPPPVAPKQPLVQKEGNVTVEVGVLDKTEYRIDVPDNWNHNLVVFYHGYSETPYHFRPGAGMNGQAKPMLDRGYAIIQSAYSETGWALAVAYPETEKLRKYFVKAHGQPKETYVAGGSMGGALTMVTIERNPKVYNGALDICGAVGPTIVHLNRRFALRAAFDFYFPGLLPPLNPVPPNFVETDALRLKALTALNAKPAAADAMRSLTSLHTNAEVARMMVYFTYVIADMQHKAGGNPFDNRNTIYTNSSSDTHTDYALNDGVRRYAAEPRARNYLVENYTPSGKVLKPMLALHTTYDPLIPANTLSLYNNIVEIAGYSQNFVQQYVHREGHCTMSSEEVGKAFDELLLWVHAGKVPQAGLQR from the coding sequence ATGCGCAGTGCTAAGTTGGATCTCCAGGGAACCCGCTGGTTGGCGGCGGCATGCCTTTTGTTCGCGGCGAATTTATCTTTCGCGCAGACGAGCACCAAGGCAGCGCAGGCCACGCCTCCGCCTCCCGTTGCGCCGAAACAACCGCTCGTGCAGAAAGAAGGCAACGTCACCGTCGAGGTGGGCGTGCTCGACAAAACCGAGTACCGCATCGACGTACCCGACAACTGGAACCACAACCTCGTCGTTTTCTATCACGGTTATAGCGAGACACCGTATCACTTCAGGCCGGGTGCAGGGATGAACGGACAGGCCAAACCCATGCTCGACCGAGGCTACGCCATCATTCAGAGCGCCTACTCGGAGACCGGATGGGCGCTCGCCGTCGCTTATCCGGAGACGGAAAAGCTCCGCAAGTACTTTGTGAAAGCCCACGGCCAGCCAAAAGAGACGTACGTTGCCGGCGGAAGCATGGGCGGAGCTCTGACCATGGTGACCATCGAGCGGAATCCCAAGGTCTACAACGGCGCGCTCGATATCTGCGGTGCGGTTGGACCAACGATCGTGCACCTCAATCGCCGCTTCGCCTTGCGCGCCGCCTTCGACTTTTATTTCCCTGGCCTGTTGCCCCCGCTCAACCCGGTCCCCCCGAATTTTGTCGAAACAGACGCCCTCCGGCTGAAGGCTCTCACCGCGCTCAACGCAAAGCCCGCTGCGGCGGATGCGATGCGCAGCCTGACCAGCCTGCATACCAACGCGGAGGTCGCGCGCATGATGGTTTACTTCACCTATGTCATTGCTGATATGCAGCACAAGGCGGGCGGCAATCCCTTTGACAACCGCAACACCATCTATACCAACAGTAGTTCGGACACCCACACCGACTATGCTCTGAACGACGGTGTACGGCGCTACGCTGCAGAACCACGCGCGCGCAACTACCTCGTGGAGAACTACACGCCCTCGGGCAAAGTGCTCAAGCCGATGTTGGCGCTTCACACTACCTACGATCCTCTGATTCCGGCCAATACGCTCAGCCTATACAACAACATCGTAGAGATCGCCGGCTACTCACAGAACTTCGTCCAGCAGTACGTTCATCGCGAAGGCCACTGCACCATGTCCAGCGAGGAGGTCGGCAAAGCCTTTGACGAACTCCTTCTCTGGGTCCACGCGGGCAAGGTCCCCCAGGCTGGCCTGCAGCGTTAG
- a CDS encoding RelA/SpoT family protein codes for MGVERAAGTNADATVISTEAGIDLEAALPARTPMQPGDTFHHNAVELELDAPAGLLKPLPEETVAPGVMSSGISYGDLPAELAAEIDRNFEKLLLTVHEARPSDDLGIIRDAWKFCVEQHVGQKRASGEPYIIHPLEVGQVLAEMKMDSTAIAAGLLHDAVEDTDVSTPEIARRFGEQVAHIVEGVTKLDRIKFANKEDHQAENIRKMLLAMVTDIRVVLIKLADRLHNMRTLQHLKPEKQMKIARETLDIYAPLAHRLGMGKLRGEFEDLAFRYVDPVAYEQVSEEVAKLRVEGEKFLSGIVATIEAKLTEHGIPARVEWRIKRLYSIQQKLAAQAIPVDQVYDLLAIRVITQTMQDCYATLGLLHSIWRPVPGRIKDFIAMPRPNLYQSLHTTLVAEGGHQFEVQIRTDEMHRIAEEGIAAHWKYKADETVSAKDEQRLAWVRQLMEWQREMTDPNEFMSTLKIDLYPEEVYTFTPKGKVVVLPKDASPIDFAYTIHTEVGHTTIGAKVNGRIVPLRTRLRNGDIVEITTQAGHTPSRDWLSFTKSSRARNKIKHWLNEHQRERAMEIGRKLLDREARKFKVSLSKLGDADYDRVANDYGLTAGPELLAAIGFGKYSARQTLNKLAPGSTKEAPDPNQLELPGGVGNTLAAMSDAVKRVYFGKGSDSLQVEGQDDLLVYRARCCNPIRGEEIVGYVTRGKGVAVHARSCPNVQNLLYESDRRIQVEWGPADGKDNGTKATTYPVKLVLHVDDRSGMLKELTAIISDDDTNIRSVDSKPTPEGEAVVEFVVETQDVRHLNKLLVDLRRIPGVRDVQRMQKI; via the coding sequence ATGGGCGTTGAGCGGGCAGCTGGCACGAATGCAGATGCGACAGTGATCTCCACAGAGGCGGGTATCGATCTGGAGGCGGCCCTGCCTGCGCGTACCCCGATGCAGCCCGGAGATACTTTTCACCACAACGCCGTAGAGCTGGAACTGGATGCTCCGGCGGGCCTCCTTAAGCCTCTTCCGGAAGAAACTGTCGCACCCGGCGTGATGTCCTCGGGCATAAGCTACGGCGATCTTCCTGCTGAACTCGCGGCTGAGATCGACCGTAACTTCGAAAAACTCCTCCTCACCGTCCATGAAGCTCGTCCCAGCGACGATCTCGGCATCATCCGGGATGCCTGGAAGTTCTGCGTCGAGCAGCACGTCGGCCAGAAGCGGGCCAGCGGCGAACCCTACATCATCCATCCGCTCGAAGTCGGCCAGGTGCTCGCCGAAATGAAGATGGATTCTACCGCCATCGCTGCAGGTCTTCTGCACGACGCCGTGGAAGATACGGATGTCTCCACGCCGGAGATCGCGCGCCGCTTCGGCGAACAGGTCGCGCACATCGTCGAAGGCGTTACCAAGCTCGACCGCATCAAGTTCGCGAACAAGGAAGACCACCAGGCAGAGAACATCCGCAAAATGCTCCTCGCTATGGTGACGGATATCCGCGTTGTTCTCATCAAACTCGCCGACCGTCTGCACAATATGCGGACCCTGCAGCACCTGAAGCCGGAAAAACAGATGAAGATCGCGCGCGAGACGCTGGATATCTATGCTCCTCTGGCGCATCGCCTGGGCATGGGAAAACTGCGCGGCGAATTCGAAGATCTTGCTTTCCGCTACGTTGACCCTGTCGCGTATGAACAGGTCTCAGAAGAAGTCGCCAAGCTCCGCGTCGAAGGCGAGAAGTTCCTCTCCGGCATCGTGGCAACGATCGAAGCCAAGCTGACCGAACACGGCATTCCGGCGCGCGTGGAGTGGCGCATCAAGCGCCTGTATTCCATCCAGCAGAAGCTCGCTGCGCAGGCCATCCCGGTGGACCAGGTCTACGATTTGCTAGCCATCCGTGTGATCACACAGACGATGCAGGACTGCTACGCCACGCTTGGCCTGCTTCACTCCATCTGGCGTCCTGTCCCTGGCCGGATCAAAGACTTCATCGCGATGCCGAGGCCGAATCTCTACCAGTCGCTGCACACCACGCTGGTGGCCGAAGGCGGACATCAGTTTGAGGTGCAGATCCGCACCGACGAGATGCACCGCATCGCGGAAGAGGGCATCGCCGCGCACTGGAAGTACAAGGCCGATGAGACCGTCTCTGCCAAGGATGAGCAGCGCCTCGCCTGGGTCCGCCAGCTGATGGAGTGGCAGCGCGAGATGACCGACCCCAACGAGTTCATGTCGACGCTCAAAATCGACCTGTACCCGGAGGAGGTTTACACCTTCACCCCCAAGGGCAAGGTCGTTGTGCTTCCCAAAGACGCCAGCCCCATCGACTTTGCATACACCATCCATACCGAGGTCGGTCATACGACCATCGGTGCAAAGGTCAACGGCCGCATCGTTCCCCTGCGCACACGCCTGCGCAACGGCGACATCGTGGAGATCACCACGCAGGCTGGTCATACGCCTTCGCGCGACTGGCTTTCGTTCACCAAGAGCAGCCGCGCCCGCAACAAGATTAAGCATTGGCTCAACGAGCACCAGCGCGAACGGGCCATGGAGATCGGTCGCAAGCTGCTCGACCGCGAAGCCCGCAAGTTTAAGGTCTCGCTCAGCAAACTCGGCGATGCCGACTATGACCGCGTCGCCAACGATTACGGTCTTACTGCTGGCCCGGAGCTTCTCGCCGCCATCGGCTTCGGCAAATACTCCGCCCGGCAGACGCTGAACAAGCTCGCCCCCGGCAGCACCAAGGAAGCCCCCGACCCGAATCAACTTGAACTCCCGGGAGGCGTGGGCAATACACTCGCGGCGATGTCCGATGCCGTCAAACGTGTCTACTTCGGCAAGGGCTCGGACTCGCTTCAGGTCGAAGGGCAGGACGATCTTCTCGTCTACCGCGCGCGCTGTTGTAACCCGATTCGCGGGGAAGAGATCGTTGGCTATGTCACGCGCGGCAAGGGCGTTGCCGTCCATGCAAGAAGCTGTCCCAACGTTCAGAATCTCCTCTATGAATCCGACCGTCGCATTCAGGTGGAATGGGGTCCGGCGGATGGCAAGGATAACGGCACCAAAGCCACGACGTACCCCGTCAAACTCGTGCTCCACGTCGACGACCGCAGCGGCATGCTGAAGGAACTCACCGCCATCATCTCCGATGACGATACCAACATCCGCAGCGTGGATTCCAAGCCCACGCCCGAAGGCGAAGCCGTTGTCGAGTTCGTCGTAGAGACGCAGGACGTGCGCCATCTCAACAAACTGCTGGTCGATCTCCGCCGCATCCCTGGCGTGCGCGATGTGCAGCGCATGCAAAAAATCTAG
- a CDS encoding ABC transporter ATP-binding protein, with the protein MEPSAVVTRGLSRSFGEVVAVQDINLTVESGRFFGFLGPNGAGKSTTIKMLTGLLAPTTGTIQIAGMDLATHGLEAKRLIGVVPEGMALFGRLTGFEYLRFVARMYGLPRGQASERAEELLSFMHLDTEPKKLVTDYSHGMQRKLALAAAVIHGPRILFLDEPFEGVDAIAAGTLKAMLQRMTERGATIFLTTHVLEIVEALCSHVAIIDKGLLVAQGSLEELRAGVAQEGGERLTLEQIFIRIVGGDRSADAQELSWLK; encoded by the coding sequence ATGGAACCCAGTGCCGTCGTTACCCGTGGCCTCTCGCGCTCGTTTGGCGAGGTTGTGGCCGTGCAGGATATCAATCTCACCGTAGAATCGGGTCGCTTCTTCGGCTTCCTCGGGCCGAACGGCGCAGGGAAGTCCACCACCATTAAGATGCTCACGGGGCTGCTGGCGCCCACGACAGGCACGATCCAGATCGCGGGCATGGACCTCGCTACGCACGGTCTTGAAGCGAAGCGACTCATCGGTGTGGTGCCAGAGGGCATGGCCCTCTTCGGTCGTCTCACTGGTTTCGAGTATCTTCGCTTCGTCGCCCGCATGTATGGACTTCCGCGTGGTCAGGCGAGCGAGCGCGCCGAAGAGCTTCTCTCTTTCATGCACCTCGACACAGAACCGAAGAAGCTCGTCACGGATTACTCCCACGGTATGCAGCGCAAGCTTGCGTTGGCGGCGGCGGTCATTCACGGGCCACGCATTCTCTTCCTTGACGAGCCCTTCGAAGGCGTCGACGCCATCGCCGCCGGAACGCTCAAAGCCATGCTGCAGCGCATGACGGAACGTGGCGCAACCATCTTTCTCACGACGCACGTGCTGGAGATCGTTGAAGCACTCTGCTCGCACGTCGCCATCATCGACAAAGGTCTCCTCGTAGCGCAGGGATCGCTCGAAGAGTTGCGTGCGGGCGTTGCACAGGAGGGTGGCGAGCGCCTGACGCTCGAACAGATCTTTATCCGTATCGTCGGCGGAGACCGTAGTGCGGATGCACAGGAACTCTCATGGCTGAAGTAA